A portion of the Sabethes cyaneus chromosome 3, idSabCyanKW18_F2, whole genome shotgun sequence genome contains these proteins:
- the LOC128744674 gene encoding rho GTPase-activating protein gacU, producing MTLPTNNNSNCSEEDSDIFGPPHTSPPIRRNRPKVPMISAQLRMREVRKRILQLCVHKLERIKDSERNLRRSVCINNTYSRLTDDIRREKQHKYLMLNQLTKSDSIDKPDSDSANNNNLNVNNKNNENLNHSNHLRKPSDFTVSKNNNSSSITNNNSNKFTPTEESKPVKKSSSVDTDLETLDRELCALDAAMPLVDPEITQGAEQLEQAMVSRKRKFSQMDDEDNDRLVREALSQFYLPSNRLLSGIDDCPPHLLNSTPSAVVPLSPTVVDAKRTKVDLLDSGSTVHHHHNSNNNNSSSTSSNNNASNSHHHHQHHHHHHPFHSLPDLNVALELSNQNHHHQHQKDFEVIMDALRIGAAAAAAGNGMTGPGGTGCNLVGNIDSCGQAAMMMMSGETGSVFHNLVVTSLET from the exons ATGACTCTGCCAACCAACAACAACTCCAACTGCTCGGAGGAGGATTCGGACATCTTCGGACCGCCGCACACCTCGCCGCCGATCCGCCGGAACCGCCCGAAAGTTCCGATGATTTCCGCCCAGCTGCGGATGCGCGAGGTGCGCAAGCGGATCCTGCAGCTGTGCGTCCACAAGCTGGAACGCATCAAGGACTCCGAGCGCAACCTGCGCCGCTCGGTGTGCATCAACAATACCTACTCCCGGCTGACGGACGACATCCGACGGGAGAAACAGCACAAGTATCTTATGCTGAACCAGTTAACCAA ATCTGACAGCATTGACAAACCTGATTCGGACAGTGCAAATAACAATAACCTCAACGTCAACAATAAGAATAACGAAAACCTAAACCATAGCAACCACCTGCGAAAGCCATCCGATTTCACCGTGTCGAAAAACAACAATAGCAGCAGTATTacgaacaacaacagcaacaaattCACCCCAACCGAAGAGTCCAAACCTGTGAAAAAGTCCTCCTCGGTAGACACCGATCTAGAAACGCTGGATCGCGAGCTGTGTGCCCTGGACGCCGCCATGCCGCTGGTGGATCCGGAAATAACCCAAGGTGCCGAACAGCTGGAACAGGCGATGGTCTCACGGAAGCGCAAGTTTTCCCAGATGGACGACGAGGACAACGACCGGTTGGTGCGGGAAGCGCTCTCTCAGTTCTATCTGCCCAGCAATCGGCTTCTCTCCGGCATCGATGACTGTCCACCGCACCTGCTAAACTCAACCCCCTCGGCGGTAGTACCTCTTTCGCCCACCGTCGTCGACGCTAAACGTACCAAAGTGGATCTCCTTGACAGCGGCAGTACGGTGCATCATCatcacaacagcaacaacaacaacagtagcagcaccagcagcaacaacaatgcCAGCAACAGCCATCACCACCACCAgcaccaccatcatcatcatccctTTCACTCGCTACCGGATCTGAACGTGGCGCTTGAGCTTTCGAACCaaaaccaccaccaccagcaccAGAAAGACTTTGAGGTAATCATGGACGCACTGAGGATAGGAgccgccgctgccgctgccGGAAACGGTATGACCGGACCGGGAGGGACCGGTTGCAACCTCGTCGGTAACATCGACTCGTGCGGCCAGGCggcaatgatgatgatgagcggCGAGACTGGCAGTGTGTTCCATAACCTGGTGGTGACGTCGCTGGAAACCTGA